In one window of Burkholderia sp. NRF60-BP8 DNA:
- a CDS encoding DUF1254 domain-containing protein produces the protein MIENQRESVSLRRACASLAIAALLAGCASQPDAIQRKTGWMRAEVADSYIYAYPLVLMDVAKEAATGGDGAQPGQAPLNTLRHAQALPPVGAVNPPLPGVDTLDSTGWLDVAAEPVIVTLPDTRGRYWDARALDMWTNVLWSSSSVAARGARGAGRSQTIAFAARDWQGTLPKGVLRVDVPSANAWLEVRLQTSGGRDLTNVKKLQRAIRVVPLSVYTGAERGASVAVHAGSAPSEAVGGGTPAEQVAALDPKAFFTRFAQALQDNPAPADDAHAQESLADIGVKAGYPVLWTGDRLTAATAGIAEARARLATPPSNLLNANGWNWIGDTAGKYGQDYALRAYAAYTQFGTATRDDETLAITRVDSDGHPLNGANRYVLHFAPGALPPVRAFWTLTPYTTNGALPDVGSARRSLGDRDRLRRNRDGSIDIVVSASPGGTHAANWLPAPRTDFVLALRLYAPKPQASDGSWMPPVVVRK, from the coding sequence ATGATTGAAAACCAGCGAGAATCAGTTTCTCTGCGACGCGCGTGCGCGTCGCTGGCCATTGCGGCGTTGCTTGCGGGATGCGCGTCGCAACCGGACGCGATCCAGCGGAAAACCGGCTGGATGCGTGCGGAAGTCGCCGACTCCTATATCTATGCGTATCCGCTCGTGCTGATGGACGTCGCGAAGGAAGCGGCGACGGGCGGCGACGGCGCGCAACCGGGGCAGGCCCCGCTCAACACGCTGCGCCACGCACAGGCGCTGCCGCCCGTCGGCGCGGTCAATCCGCCGCTGCCGGGCGTCGACACGCTCGACTCGACCGGCTGGCTCGACGTCGCCGCCGAACCCGTGATCGTCACGCTGCCCGACACGCGCGGCCGCTACTGGGACGCGCGCGCGCTCGACATGTGGACGAACGTGCTGTGGTCGTCGTCGAGCGTTGCAGCGCGCGGCGCCCGTGGCGCCGGACGGTCGCAAACGATTGCCTTCGCCGCCAGGGACTGGCAGGGCACGCTGCCGAAGGGTGTGCTGCGCGTCGACGTGCCGTCCGCCAATGCGTGGCTCGAGGTGCGGTTGCAGACGAGCGGCGGACGCGACCTGACGAACGTGAAGAAGCTGCAGCGCGCGATCCGCGTGGTGCCGCTGTCGGTCTACACGGGCGCCGAGCGCGGCGCGTCGGTCGCGGTCCATGCGGGCAGCGCGCCGTCCGAGGCGGTGGGCGGCGGCACGCCGGCCGAGCAGGTGGCCGCGCTCGACCCGAAGGCGTTCTTCACGCGCTTCGCGCAGGCGCTGCAGGACAATCCGGCGCCGGCCGACGACGCGCACGCCCAGGAATCGCTCGCCGACATCGGCGTGAAGGCCGGCTACCCGGTACTGTGGACGGGCGACCGTCTCACGGCCGCGACGGCCGGCATCGCCGAGGCGCGCGCGCGGCTCGCGACGCCGCCGTCGAACCTGCTGAACGCGAACGGCTGGAACTGGATCGGCGACACGGCCGGCAAGTACGGCCAGGACTACGCGCTGCGCGCGTACGCGGCCTACACGCAGTTCGGCACCGCCACGCGCGACGACGAGACGCTCGCGATCACCCGCGTCGACAGCGACGGCCATCCGCTGAACGGCGCGAACCGCTACGTGCTGCATTTCGCGCCGGGCGCGCTGCCGCCGGTGCGCGCGTTCTGGACGCTCACGCCGTACACGACCAACGGCGCGCTGCCCGACGTCGGGTCGGCGCGTCGTTCGCTCGGCGATCGCGACCGGCTGCGCCGCAACCGCGACGGCTCGATCGACATCGTCGTGTCGGCGTCGCCGGGCGGCACGCATGCGGCCAACTGGCTGCCGGCGCCGCGTACCGATTTCGTGCTCGCGTTGCGCCTGTACGCGCCGAAGCCGCAGGCGAGCGACGGGTCGTGGATGCCGCCCGTCGTCGTCCGGAAATGA
- a CDS encoding heavy metal translocating P-type ATPase: MTEPLASAALHTIELSVDGMHCGGCTGRVQRALAAVPGVVGVAVDLDAHAATVTAQETVEPGRLVDAVREAGYRAAVREAAVDAVEAVAAAHSAHAPLPAAPAAAATIELDIDGMTCASCVSRVEKALAKVPGVTRASVNLATERATVDASAGVSAAQLADAVRQAGYGATPTTSDTAVPAAATATALPAAPASIELDIDGMTCASCVSRVEKALAKVPGVTRASVNLATERATVDASADVSAAQLAEAVKQAGYDATPAAVATPAVTSAAADIELDIGGMTCASCAGRVEKALAAVPGVARATVNLATERASVHGAGALDPATLIAAVATAGYRASLPAASPAAETTGTDLRPASPGHDPDARKRREAIRERNLVIAAAVLSAPLVAPMLAAPFGIDLMLPGWLQLVLASIVQFGFGARFYRAAWHAVKARTGNMDLLVALGTSAAYGLSLWMLLRDPAHPGHLYFEASAVIVTLVRFGKWLESRAKRQTTEAIRALNALRPDRARVVEHGVERDVPLSQVRVGTRVGIRPGERVPVDGRIVSGRSHIDESLITGESLPVPKDDGDAVTAGSINGEGALVVETTAIGAETTLARIIRLVESAQAEKAPIQRLVDRVSEVFVPAILGIAVLTLVGWLIAGAGMETAILNAVAVLVIACPCALGLATPAAIMAGTGVAARHGVLIKDAQALELAQRTTVIAFDKTGTLTEGKPSVTAFDAVGVPRGEALALAAAVQRQSDHPLARAVVAAHDADVAARGAAAESVVATDARAVAGRGVEAHVGGQRLALGSTRWRDELDIAVPPALDARAAELEGAGNTISWLMRADAPRAVLALIAFGDTVKPGARDAIAALSARGVASALVTGDNRGSAAAVAAALGIGEVHAQVLPDDKARVVAELKRTHGGIVAMVGDGINDAPALAAADIGIAMATGTDVAMHTAGITLMRGDPALVADAIDISKRTYRKIQQNLFWAFVYNLVGVPLAALGLLNPVIAGAAMAFSSVSVVTNALLLRRWKGRAR; the protein is encoded by the coding sequence ATGACCGAACCACTTGCCTCCGCGGCGCTGCACACGATCGAACTGAGCGTCGACGGCATGCATTGCGGCGGCTGCACCGGCCGCGTGCAGCGCGCGCTGGCCGCCGTGCCGGGCGTCGTCGGCGTGGCGGTCGATCTCGACGCCCATGCGGCAACCGTCACCGCACAGGAGACGGTCGAGCCCGGTCGGCTCGTCGACGCCGTCCGCGAGGCCGGCTACCGCGCAGCGGTGCGCGAAGCGGCGGTCGACGCCGTCGAAGCCGTCGCGGCCGCGCATTCGGCGCACGCGCCCCTCCCCGCGGCGCCGGCTGCCGCCGCGACGATCGAACTCGACATCGACGGCATGACCTGCGCGTCCTGCGTGTCGCGCGTCGAGAAGGCGCTCGCGAAGGTGCCGGGCGTCACGCGCGCATCGGTCAATCTCGCGACCGAGCGCGCGACCGTCGATGCGTCGGCAGGCGTGTCCGCCGCGCAACTGGCGGATGCCGTGAGGCAGGCCGGCTATGGCGCAACGCCGACGACGTCGGACACCGCCGTCCCGGCCGCTGCCACTGCCACTGCGTTGCCCGCCGCGCCCGCCAGCATCGAACTCGACATCGATGGCATGACTTGCGCATCCTGCGTGTCGCGCGTCGAAAAGGCGCTCGCCAAGGTGCCGGGCGTCACGCGCGCATCGGTCAACCTCGCGACCGAACGCGCGACGGTCGACGCGTCGGCCGACGTCTCCGCCGCGCAGCTTGCCGAAGCGGTGAAACAGGCTGGCTATGACGCGACACCGGCTGCCGTCGCCACGCCTGCCGTCACGTCCGCTGCCGCCGACATCGAACTCGATATCGGCGGCATGACCTGCGCGTCCTGCGCCGGCCGCGTCGAAAAAGCGCTGGCCGCCGTGCCGGGCGTCGCGCGCGCGACGGTCAATCTCGCGACCGAACGCGCGTCGGTGCACGGCGCCGGCGCACTCGATCCCGCTACGTTGATCGCGGCAGTCGCCACGGCCGGCTACCGTGCGTCGCTTCCCGCCGCCTCACCCGCAGCCGAAACGACCGGCACCGACTTACGACCGGCCAGTCCCGGGCACGACCCCGACGCACGCAAGCGCCGCGAAGCGATCCGCGAACGCAACCTGGTGATCGCGGCCGCCGTGCTGAGCGCGCCGCTCGTCGCGCCGATGCTCGCCGCACCGTTCGGCATCGACCTGATGCTGCCCGGGTGGCTCCAGCTCGTGCTCGCGTCGATCGTGCAATTCGGCTTCGGCGCCCGCTTCTACCGCGCGGCCTGGCATGCGGTGAAGGCGCGCACCGGCAACATGGATCTGCTCGTCGCGCTCGGCACGTCGGCCGCGTACGGGCTGAGCCTGTGGATGCTGCTGCGCGATCCCGCGCATCCCGGCCATCTGTATTTCGAAGCGTCGGCCGTCATCGTCACGCTCGTGCGCTTCGGCAAGTGGCTCGAATCGCGCGCGAAGCGCCAAACCACCGAGGCGATCCGCGCGCTGAACGCGCTGCGCCCCGACCGCGCGCGCGTCGTCGAGCACGGCGTCGAACGCGACGTGCCGCTGTCGCAGGTGCGCGTCGGCACACGCGTCGGGATTCGGCCCGGCGAGCGCGTGCCCGTCGACGGGCGGATCGTGTCGGGTCGCTCGCACATCGACGAATCACTGATCACCGGCGAAAGCCTGCCCGTGCCGAAGGACGACGGCGACGCCGTCACGGCCGGCTCGATCAACGGCGAAGGCGCGCTCGTCGTCGAAACCACCGCGATCGGCGCGGAAACGACGCTCGCGCGCATCATCCGCCTCGTCGAATCCGCGCAGGCCGAGAAGGCGCCGATCCAGCGGCTCGTCGATCGCGTCAGCGAGGTGTTCGTGCCGGCGATCCTCGGCATCGCCGTGCTGACGCTGGTCGGCTGGCTGATCGCCGGCGCCGGGATGGAGACCGCGATCCTCAACGCGGTCGCGGTGCTCGTGATCGCGTGCCCGTGTGCGCTCGGTCTCGCGACGCCCGCCGCGATCATGGCCGGCACGGGCGTCGCAGCCCGGCACGGCGTGCTGATCAAGGACGCGCAGGCGCTCGAGCTCGCGCAGCGCACGACCGTGATCGCGTTCGACAAGACCGGCACGCTGACCGAAGGCAAACCGTCCGTGACGGCGTTCGACGCCGTCGGCGTGCCGCGCGGCGAAGCGCTCGCGCTCGCGGCGGCCGTGCAGCGCCAGAGCGATCATCCGCTCGCGCGTGCGGTGGTCGCCGCGCATGACGCGGACGTGGCCGCACGTGGCGCCGCCGCCGAGTCGGTCGTCGCAACCGACGCGCGCGCGGTGGCCGGACGCGGCGTGGAAGCGCACGTCGGCGGGCAGCGGCTCGCGCTCGGCAGCACGCGCTGGCGCGACGAACTCGACATCGCGGTACCGCCGGCGCTCGACGCCCGTGCGGCGGAACTCGAGGGCGCCGGCAACACGATCTCGTGGCTGATGCGTGCCGACGCGCCGCGCGCGGTGCTCGCACTGATCGCATTCGGCGACACCGTGAAGCCGGGCGCCCGCGACGCGATCGCGGCGTTGTCGGCGCGCGGCGTCGCGAGCGCGCTCGTGACGGGCGACAACCGCGGCAGCGCGGCGGCCGTCGCGGCGGCGCTCGGCATCGGCGAAGTGCACGCGCAGGTATTGCCCGACGACAAGGCGCGCGTCGTCGCCGAGTTGAAGCGCACGCACGGCGGGATCGTCGCGATGGTCGGCGACGGGATCAACGACGCGCCGGCGCTCGCCGCGGCGGACATCGGCATCGCGATGGCGACGGGCACGGACGTCGCGATGCACACGGCCGGCATCACGCTGATGCGCGGCGACCCGGCCCTCGTCGCCGACGCGATCGACATCTCCAA
- a CDS encoding DUF748 domain-containing protein, whose protein sequence is MASADKETVPSTLHALGGVARSRRTRRIGIGVLIFVVLFGLLGFFAAPPLIRHVAEQQLSKQLDRPATIQRIALNPYTLNLEADGIHLGERGGQGDFIDIGKLVVRPSWSSLFRGAPIVNEIRLDSPRFRIVRYDAQRFNFTDLIEKFSSPSPQPDSKPAQFSVSNIQVNDGRIDFDDRLLNEKHVVDNWTLGIPYIATLASKTDIFVEPKLRARFDGSPLSIDGKTKPFAQSRESEIALKFDRLDVPKLISYAPAKLPVIVTSGLLSSDLTVNFVMSGETPALRVSGTVDLNDAKVTDRASAPLFAARGVHVAAAGLEPLRNAMHFDEIQIDRPVVDLSRDKQGVLNVEKLVAQPAAAPKAEAGKPAASAVAVAGASGATVAAASAASGAKAEGSAAAKAAPPLDLTIRRFAIDGGTINVDDRVPATPTAMSLTKLAATLDGFSLQGKTPAKYTLSTSLSRGGDVTAEGAFNLAAKQADTKLTVAALALPALQPYLGEATRARVLDGTLGATVNAKTDWGKTPLAAEVADSTISLKSLKVAAPNDKAPAIALPDASAKIAKVDVAARTAEIASVDASGLALDVKRLKDGKIDLAALAEPAQAAVPQRTVARKAQAAAPSWHYRIDALNVKDASANFTDLSTPRPVKLAIKPLELSVQKVSDDLTKPLPVQLKATLNRKGSLNVSGDVTAQPLKLGLKINGNRLDAAAFEPYFGSALNATIASALLNAQGNLTFAQVKDTPRATYRGDVALVDVRMLDKATSDPFAGWRSLALSNLKANYDEKGTDVDAARVTFSNFYGRVLLDAQGRLNLKDVVAKETGPAQSLTRDASKGEPVPLSPGVTPPAAAQAASAAAAQQASVPAAASATVVVKAAPQPQNPVRMHFGELVLQNGRVTYTDNFIKPNYTANLVAIKGTVGAFGTDSTTSAPVDVAANLAGNGPISIKGSVNPLIEKPALDLTAIAHDIELTNLTPYSAKYAGYPITKGKLNVDLHYQLANDQLSANNHIFIDQLTFGDRVENDTATKLPVKLAISLLKNTRGQIDVNLPVSGSLSNPEFSVGGLIWHAVLNLIAKAVTSPFTLLASAFGGSGGEDLGYVEFAPGSYALTDAQQKKLDTVVKMLTEKPSIRLDLIGRVDPAQDTPGLRDAYVERLVRQQKLKDVVGQGESVDPMSVKVDKAEYSKYLTRAYKAADFKKPRNLVGLQKTLPDADMKQALADHAPADDNALRALAQQRAQVVRQYLDGKIDSSRMFVVAPKLDAKGISDKGATTRVDFGLQ, encoded by the coding sequence ATGGCAAGCGCAGACAAAGAAACCGTACCCTCGACCCTCCATGCCCTCGGCGGCGTTGCACGCTCGCGCCGGACCCGGCGTATCGGCATCGGCGTGCTGATCTTCGTCGTTTTATTCGGACTGCTCGGCTTCTTCGCGGCGCCGCCGCTGATCCGCCATGTCGCCGAACAGCAACTGAGCAAGCAGCTCGACCGTCCGGCCACGATCCAGCGCATCGCACTGAACCCGTACACGCTGAACCTCGAAGCCGACGGCATCCACCTCGGCGAGCGCGGCGGTCAGGGCGACTTCATCGACATCGGCAAGCTCGTCGTGAGGCCGTCGTGGTCGTCGTTGTTCCGCGGCGCGCCGATCGTCAACGAAATCCGGCTCGATTCGCCGCGCTTTCGCATCGTCCGCTACGACGCCCAGCGCTTCAATTTCACCGACCTGATCGAGAAGTTCTCGTCGCCGTCGCCGCAACCGGACAGCAAGCCGGCGCAGTTCTCGGTGTCGAACATCCAGGTCAACGACGGCCGGATCGACTTCGACGATCGCCTGCTGAACGAAAAGCACGTCGTCGACAACTGGACGCTCGGCATTCCGTACATCGCGACGCTGGCCTCGAAGACCGACATCTTCGTCGAGCCGAAGCTGCGCGCGCGCTTCGACGGCAGCCCGCTCTCGATCGACGGCAAGACCAAGCCGTTCGCGCAGTCGCGCGAATCGGAAATCGCGCTGAAATTCGACCGCCTCGACGTGCCGAAGCTGATCTCGTACGCGCCGGCGAAGCTGCCGGTGATCGTGACGAGCGGCCTGCTGAGCAGCGACCTCACGGTCAATTTCGTGATGAGCGGCGAGACGCCCGCGCTGCGCGTGTCGGGCACCGTCGATCTGAACGACGCGAAGGTGACCGACCGCGCGTCGGCGCCGCTGTTCGCCGCGCGCGGCGTGCACGTCGCGGCGGCCGGCCTCGAGCCGCTGCGCAACGCGATGCACTTCGACGAGATCCAGATCGACCGGCCGGTGGTCGACCTGTCGCGCGACAAGCAGGGCGTGCTGAACGTCGAGAAGCTCGTCGCGCAGCCGGCCGCCGCACCGAAGGCCGAAGCCGGCAAGCCGGCCGCGTCGGCCGTCGCCGTTGCCGGCGCTTCCGGCGCCACCGTCGCCGCGGCCAGCGCCGCCAGTGGCGCGAAGGCCGAAGGCAGCGCCGCCGCGAAGGCAGCGCCGCCGCTCGACCTGACGATCCGTCGTTTCGCGATCGACGGCGGCACGATCAACGTCGACGACCGCGTGCCGGCGACGCCGACCGCGATGTCGCTGACGAAGCTCGCCGCGACGCTCGACGGTTTTTCGCTGCAGGGCAAGACACCCGCGAAATACACGCTGTCGACGTCGCTGTCGCGCGGCGGCGACGTGACGGCCGAAGGCGCGTTCAATCTCGCCGCGAAGCAGGCCGACACGAAGCTGACGGTCGCCGCGCTCGCGCTGCCGGCGCTGCAGCCGTACCTGGGCGAGGCGACGCGCGCGCGCGTGCTCGACGGCACGCTCGGCGCGACCGTCAACGCGAAGACCGACTGGGGCAAGACGCCGCTCGCCGCGGAAGTCGCGGACAGCACGATCAGCCTGAAGTCGCTGAAGGTCGCCGCGCCGAACGACAAGGCGCCCGCGATCGCGCTGCCCGACGCGAGCGCGAAGATCGCGAAGGTCGACGTCGCCGCGCGCACCGCGGAGATCGCGAGCGTCGACGCGAGCGGGCTCGCGCTCGACGTGAAGCGCCTGAAGGACGGCAAGATCGACCTCGCGGCGCTGGCCGAACCCGCGCAGGCGGCGGTGCCGCAGCGCACCGTCGCGCGCAAGGCCCAGGCCGCCGCGCCGTCGTGGCACTACCGGATCGATGCGTTGAACGTGAAGGACGCGTCCGCGAACTTCACCGACCTGTCGACGCCGCGCCCGGTGAAGCTGGCGATCAAGCCGCTGGAGCTGTCGGTGCAGAAGGTGAGCGACGACCTGACGAAGCCGCTGCCCGTGCAACTGAAGGCGACGCTGAACCGCAAGGGCTCGCTGAACGTGTCGGGCGACGTGACCGCGCAGCCGCTGAAGCTCGGCCTGAAGATCAACGGCAACCGTCTCGATGCGGCCGCGTTCGAGCCGTACTTCGGCAGCGCGCTGAACGCGACGATCGCGAGCGCGCTGCTCAACGCGCAAGGCAACCTGACGTTCGCGCAGGTGAAGGACACGCCGCGCGCGACCTATCGCGGCGACGTCGCGCTGGTCGACGTGCGGATGCTCGACAAGGCGACCTCCGACCCGTTCGCGGGCTGGCGCTCGCTCGCGCTGTCGAACCTGAAGGCGAACTACGACGAGAAGGGCACCGACGTCGACGCCGCGCGCGTGACGTTCTCGAACTTCTACGGCCGCGTGCTGCTCGACGCGCAGGGGCGGCTGAACCTGAAGGACGTGGTCGCGAAGGAGACCGGCCCCGCGCAGTCGCTCACGCGCGACGCGAGCAAGGGCGAGCCGGTGCCGCTGTCGCCGGGCGTGACGCCGCCGGCCGCCGCGCAGGCCGCGTCGGCCGCGGCCGCGCAGCAGGCGTCCGTGCCGGCCGCCGCGTCGGCGACGGTGGTCGTGAAGGCTGCGCCGCAGCCGCAGAACCCGGTGCGGATGCATTTCGGCGAACTGGTGCTGCAGAACGGCCGCGTCACGTACACCGACAACTTCATCAAGCCGAACTACACGGCGAACCTCGTCGCGATCAAGGGCACGGTCGGCGCGTTCGGCACGGATTCGACGACGTCCGCACCGGTCGACGTCGCCGCGAACCTCGCGGGCAACGGGCCGATCTCGATCAAGGGCTCGGTGAACCCGCTGATCGAGAAACCGGCGCTCGACCTCACGGCGATCGCGCACGACATCGAGCTGACCAATCTGACGCCGTATTCGGCGAAGTACGCGGGCTACCCGATCACGAAGGGCAAGCTCAACGTCGATCTGCACTACCAGCTCGCGAACGACCAGCTGTCGGCGAACAACCACATCTTCATCGATCAGCTCACGTTCGGCGATCGTGTCGAGAACGACACGGCGACGAAGCTGCCGGTGAAGCTCGCGATCTCGCTGCTGAAGAATACGCGCGGCCAGATCGACGTGAACCTGCCGGTGTCGGGCTCGCTGTCGAATCCGGAGTTCAGCGTCGGCGGGCTGATCTGGCACGCGGTGTTGAACCTGATCGCGAAGGCCGTCACGTCGCCGTTCACGCTGCTCGCGAGTGCGTTCGGCGGCAGCGGCGGCGAGGATCTCGGCTACGTCGAGTTCGCGCCGGGTTCGTACGCGTTGACCGACGCGCAGCAGAAGAAGCTCGACACCGTCGTGAAGATGCTGACCGAGAAGCCGTCGATCCGCCTCGACCTGATCGGCCGCGTCGACCCGGCGCAGGACACGCCGGGGCTGCGCGACGCGTACGTCGAGCGGTTGGTGCGTCAGCAGAAGCTGAAGGACGTGGTCGGTCAGGGCGAGAGCGTCGATCCGATGTCGGTGAAGGTCGACAAGGCCGAATACTCGAAGTACCTGACGCGCGCGTACAAGGCCGCCGATTTCAAGAAGCCGCGCAACCTCGTCGGCCTGCAGAAGACGTTGCCCGATGCGGACATGAAGCAGGCGCTCGCCGATCACGCGCCGGCCGACGACAACGCGCTGCGTGCGCTCGCGCAGCAGCGCGCGCAGGTCGTGCGCCAGTATCTCGACGGCAAGATCGACTCGAGCCGCATGTTCGTCGTCGCGCCGAAGCTCGACGCGAAGGGCATCTCGGACAAGGGCGCGACGACCCGCGTCGACTTCGGGCTGCAGTAA